ATCGTTGTTAGTTCATTATCAGATGCTAACTCCTATTATCAAAAAATTAAATTACCAAAAGAAAAAATTATCTTTGTCTATCGAAAGCCTATCTCAGCATTGCAATTCATATCTCTTGATTATGAGAAAGCTGGACGGGATATTGCTAATGAATTAATCAAAAAAACGTATCGAAGGATTGGCTTATTTTGTAATTCAGATCATCACACTCATACTAAAAACTTCAAAAAAGGTTTACTAAACACGTTCAAAAAGCATCATTATGATGTGACATTGAATAGTATTGCGTCTAAACCTTCTAATGGTACCTACAATTTAGCTTTTAGTTTTTTTGAAGATGAACAGGTTAATTATGATGCGCTAATTACCATGGATATGGAGCGAGCACATTTTATTCGTAATGCTAATTATTTTGGAAGTTTAAAATCTTGCCCACCCATTTATACATTAACCAATAACAGTTTTTTTTATGAAGATAACATTTATCAATACCATATGAACTATGGCATATTAAGTGAACAAATTATCAAACTTGTAGAAGGCAAAAACACAACCAATCTTGATAATAAAGGTTTTTCATTATTGCCTGATTTGAATTCAGAAAATATAACTAAATCTTCAAAAACTATTAACTTTTTAATCTTACCCAGCCCATCAACGCAGGCGGTAAAAAAACTATTACCACATTTCAAAAAGACGAGCGGCATTGATGTAAATTTAATTATAAAACCTTTCGACGAAATATATTATATTCTTAATCAATTTGAACAACATCAGCAAATTGATATTATACGAATTGATATGGCTGGATTACCTTGGTTTGCACCATCGATATTCAAACCTTTATCAGAATTAGATATTAACTTGAATCAACTGTTTGCGAAATATCCACAAGAAATTGTAGAACGCTTTAGCTATGTAGATAATTCTGCTTATGCTATTCCTTTTGATCCTAGTGTTCAAATGCTTTTTTATCGCAAAGACTTATTTAATGATCCATTAATTAAGCGTGCTTATTTTGAAGCATATCGACAACATCTTAATGTTCCTAAAAACTTCAAAGAGTTCGATCAAATTGCGACCTTTTTTAATCAACAGCAAAATACGGAATCCCCAGTAGAGTTCGGTAGTTGTATTACGCTCGGTAATTATGAACTTATCGCATCTGAATTTTTAGTTCGCTATTATTCTCAAGGAGGAAAACTAATTAATGGCAATAAATTTGGTTTAAATACCACAATTGCTATAACTACTTTAAATCATTTGCAATCATACATTAGCGTTGCCAAAAATATACAATCAGCTTGGTGGCAAGAATCAGTAAATTTATTTGAACAAGGCAAGCTAGCTATGTTAATTGTTTATATGAATTTATTTGGCTATATTAATCATCGTAATATATTGCCTTTGGTTGGATACGCTAAAGTACCGGGAAAAAAATCACTATTTGGTGGAGGTTCCCTTGGTATGTCAAAATATAGTCAAAAAAATGAACAAGTAAAAACCTTTTTTAATTGGCTTTACTCCAACGAAATCAGCGAACAAATAGCATTACTTGGTGGAGCAACCGCACAAAACACTATTTTCCAAAATCATCGAATTATAAATAGTTATCCATGGTTACCAGTGGCGCAACAACAATATGCCAATGGCATTCGAGAAAATAGCATGACAGGTAGTGCTATTAATTTAAGACTGATTGAAAATATTATTGGAAAGTATTTAACACAGTGGATAACTAACCAATATAGTTCAAAACAAGTCATAGAGATGATTAATAGTGAGATAGAAAAAAGTATGGCTAATAAATAATTATTAGCCATACTAAAGTAAGAGGAAGAAATTAATCTGATTCTACTTTTTTAGGTGTCATGATGACATCTTTATCTTTAAAGAAATACCAGAAACCTACAGCAACAATTGCAGCAACTACCGCAGGATAGATCCAGAACTCTTGCCATTGTGGACCAGCATTAGGTAATGTCTTCTCTGTAACAACGCGGTTATTGATAAAGCCACATACTGATGCAGCCATAAATACACCAAAACCATTAGAAACAATAAAACGTAACCCTTGAGCTTGCGCTTTAATTTCTGGACCTGCTTTCTTATCAACATAGATATCACCAGCAGTAAAGAAGAAGTCCCAACAAATACCTTGTAACAATAGCGTACCAATAATATAGAAGAACATATTACCTTCTGATGTTGCGGCCAGTGATAACATCATGCTACGAATTACCCAACAAATTGCGCCGAATAAAATGATTTTTTTGAAACCAAAACGACCTAATAAGAAAGATAGAAGGAACATAAATAACACTTCTGTAGCGATAGCAATTTGCATCATTGAAGCAGGCTCTAAACCTAATACAGGTAAATATACTGGTAAATAAGCACTATATGCAGTTTTAGTTATCATTAGTACAAAAGTAGACAGCATAAAAATAGTGAAATACTTATCTTTGAAAAGTGATAATGCATCTAAACACATTGCATCACGGATTGAGAATTTCTTATTTCGACTTGTAGGTGGTGTGTTAGGTAAAGTAAAACAATAAATCCCATAAACCACAGATGCACCAGAAGCAAGTAAAAATGAGTTAATGGAGCTTGAAAAACCAGTATAACCAAGAATTAATCCTACAATCATAAAACCAATGGTGCCAAATACACGAATAATTGGGAACCAGCGCACACCATCTATATGCCTAAAACTAACGCTATTAGCTAATGCTGTTGTTGGATAAAATAATAAACCAACGATAAAAATCATGATTAAAAAGCCAGCAATATTGCCACTTTCAACATAATTAGGAATGATAAATAAAACAACTGCATTGAGAATATGTAATATGCCCATCACTTTTTGTGATGCAATGAACCTATCAGCGATCATTCCAATGAAAAGTGGAGAGATAATAGTTGCGATTCCTAAAACTGAATAAGTCGAACCAACAATTTCTTTCAATCCATAAGCAGCAAGTACTGCCCCAATAACCATATTCCATGCACCTTGCACAAAATATTGTAAAAACATCATTACCAATAAACGTGGTATTTTAAACATATAAAACTCCGTATTAAATCGTCTTCGTCAAGCCATCATAGGCTACTTCAATATTGTAAGGTTTAAATATTTCAACTAACTCATTATGCATAAAACCACTGCTATGAGAGTGGTGAGACGTGATAAGTTGAGTGTTTGAACTAAAAATACCATCATCCAACATGCGTTTTTGAGTAGCGATAACAGTTTCAATACTCATATGATTATTGGTCTTATCATTTTGTTTATATCCGTAAGTACACTCAAAAATAGCCATATCAATTTTTTTGCCACTATCTTTTAACCATTGCCAAGTGAGTTCAGGAAAATAGCCAGAGTCATGTCCGTGTAGAAACGTTTTTCCATCTTTCTCAATCAAGTAAATAAAGCAAAATTCCCATTTAGCATGATTAGCTAACAAAGCCGTAACGGTATAACCAGCTGAGGTTACAACAGTTTGAAATGGAATTAATAAATTAAATACAAAACGTTCAGGACTATAGCCAGGTACCACATTCAAACAGCCATTTATGGCAATATCGTTTCCATAAACGTAAAGAGGGTGGTCAATATTAAAACAATAATCCACCATACGACTAAATAGATCGCCCACATTGAAATGGTCAGGATGAGTATGAGTAAATAATAAGTCCTTTATTTTAGTAACATCAATGTTTTCTCTCATTGCTTGATAGCTAAATTCTGGAGCAAAATCGATTTGCACAATATCATCAATAAGAATCGAACTTCGAGTTCTTATATTTTTACCTTTTTGAATACGAGATTTTTCACAAATCTGACATTTACAAAAAGGATTTGGGATACCTTCTGATGCAGCAGTACCCAAAAAATGTATTTTCACATTGTTCTCCTGTGTTTATTTATTTTTCATACATCATTATTTTATGAAAATTGGAACGTTTCAATTTTATTTTAATGTCATCGTAACCACAATAAAAATGGAATTTTTTTTGTTAATTCGTGAGCTAGATCAAAGTTTATATACAATCGATTATTGTTTTAATATCAGAAAGGATTACCGACGATATAGATTATCGCCGATAAAAAAAAGAAATTAAATTGAAGGTTTTTTTAGTTGGCTTCTTTCCAAAGAATCAGATTTTTATCATCTAGTTCCGATGTATCAAATCCGACCATAGCTGGTAACTCTTCATGATCAAATGCCAAATCACCACCATTAACATCAATATCACCTTTCTTAATACCTTTGAAATCATATAAATTGGTATCACATAAATGAGAAAGGGTAATATTCTGCGTGGCTCTGAACATGGTTTCTATACGGCCAGGAAATTTCTTATCCCAATCATTTAACATCTCTTTGATCACTTGACGTTGTAAATTAGGTTGTGAACCACAAAGATTACATGGAATGATAGGGAATTGCTTAATTTCAGCATATTTTGCAATATCCTTTTCTTTGCAGTACGCAAGTGGTCGAATAATAATATGTTCACCTGAATCATTCATTAATTTTGGAGGCATCGCTTTAAGTTTTCCGCCATAAAACATATTTAAAAATAATGTTTCTAAAATATCATCACGATGATGGCCAAGCGCAATTTTTGTCGCACCGAGCTCAGTTGCTGTGCGATATAAAATACCTCGTCGAAGCCTAGAACAGAGTGAACACGTGGTCTTGCCTTCAGGGATCTTTTCTTTAACAATACCATAAGTATTTTCTTGAACAATTTTATACTCAATACCTAAAGATTCGAGGTACTCAGGTAAAACATGTTTAGGAAATCCTGGCTGCTTTTGATCTAAATTGACTGCAACTAATTCAAATTGCACTGGTGCACTGATTTTTAAATTAATTAAAATGTCTAGCAATGTATAACTATCTTTACCGCCAGATAGACAGACCATTATACGATCGCCTTCTTCAATCATATTGAAATCAGCGATTGCTTCGCCTGTTAGGCGACGCAATCGTTTATGTAATTTATTTTGATTGTATGTATTCATCACGATTTAATAGATTATTCCGCTCGGCTCATATATCGGCGTTCAGCAATATGAATTTTAACTTTTTCGTGGTTATCAATATATTCAGGTACTTGAATAACAAGGCCAGTAGACAATGTTGCAGGTTTAGTACGTGCGCTTGCCGAAGCACCTTTTATACTTGGCGAGGTTTCAATAATTTCAAGTTCAACTGTTTGTGGTAATTCTAGAGCGACAACTTCATTTTCAGCCATCAAAACTTGAATTCCATCCATACCGCCTTCTGGGATGAAAAGAAGTTCTTCTTCAATTTGATCTTTCTTAAAAATAAACGGAGTATAGTCTTCATTATCCATGAATACATATTCATCCCCATCAATATAAGAAAAGCTTACAGGACGTCGAAATAGTTCGATAGTGTCTAAAACATCATCACCCTTAAAACGTTCTTCAACTTTACCTC
This Gilliamella sp. ESL0443 DNA region includes the following protein-coding sequences:
- a CDS encoding MFS transporter → MFKIPRLLVMMFLQYFVQGAWNMVIGAVLAAYGLKEIVGSTYSVLGIATIISPLFIGMIADRFIASQKVMGILHILNAVVLFIIPNYVESGNIAGFLIMIFIVGLLFYPTTALANSVSFRHIDGVRWFPIIRVFGTIGFMIVGLILGYTGFSSSINSFLLASGASVVYGIYCFTLPNTPPTSRNKKFSIRDAMCLDALSLFKDKYFTIFMLSTFVLMITKTAYSAYLPVYLPVLGLEPASMMQIAIATEVLFMFLLSFLLGRFGFKKIILFGAICWVIRSMMLSLAATSEGNMFFYIIGTLLLQGICWDFFFTAGDIYVDKKAGPEIKAQAQGLRFIVSNGFGVFMAASVCGFINNRVVTEKTLPNAGPQWQEFWIYPAVVAAIVAVGFWYFFKDKDVIMTPKKVESD
- a CDS encoding MBL fold metallo-hydrolase translates to MKIHFLGTAASEGIPNPFCKCQICEKSRIQKGKNIRTRSSILIDDIVQIDFAPEFSYQAMRENIDVTKIKDLLFTHTHPDHFNVGDLFSRMVDYCFNIDHPLYVYGNDIAINGCLNVVPGYSPERFVFNLLIPFQTVVTSAGYTVTALLANHAKWEFCFIYLIEKDGKTFLHGHDSGYFPELTWQWLKDSGKKIDMAIFECTYGYKQNDKTNNHMSIETVIATQKRMLDDGIFSSNTQLITSHHSHSSGFMHNELVEIFKPYNIEVAYDGLTKTI
- a CDS encoding extracellular solute-binding protein, which codes for MATIKDIAKLAGVSHGTVSNVLNDRGNVSLKKIKLVEQAIQQLGYQINLSAKILKEGSNKSISVILPNITSEQYTNLYDGLFSQANRLGYELSLYLTYDSKELELQLIQKVAVKRDHAVIVVSSLSDANSYYQKIKLPKEKIIFVYRKPISALQFISLDYEKAGRDIANELIKKTYRRIGLFCNSDHHTHTKNFKKGLLNTFKKHHYDVTLNSIASKPSNGTYNLAFSFFEDEQVNYDALITMDMERAHFIRNANYFGSLKSCPPIYTLTNNSFFYEDNIYQYHMNYGILSEQIIKLVEGKNTTNLDNKGFSLLPDLNSENITKSSKTINFLILPSPSTQAVKKLLPHFKKTSGIDVNLIIKPFDEIYYILNQFEQHQQIDIIRIDMAGLPWFAPSIFKPLSELDINLNQLFAKYPQEIVERFSYVDNSAYAIPFDPSVQMLFYRKDLFNDPLIKRAYFEAYRQHLNVPKNFKEFDQIATFFNQQQNTESPVEFGSCITLGNYELIASEFLVRYYSQGGKLINGNKFGLNTTIAITTLNHLQSYISVAKNIQSAWWQESVNLFEQGKLAMLIVYMNLFGYINHRNILPLVGYAKVPGKKSLFGGGSLGMSKYSQKNEQVKTFFNWLYSNEISEQIALLGGATAQNTIFQNHRIINSYPWLPVAQQQYANGIRENSMTGSAINLRLIENIIGKYLTQWITNQYSSKQVIEMINSEIEKSMANK
- the yeiP gene encoding elongation factor P-like protein YeiP, with the translated sequence MAKANEIKRGDAVTYNGKLLLVKEIDVQSPSARGASTLYKMRFTDVKSGGKVEERFKGDDVLDTIELFRRPVSFSYIDGDEYVFMDNEDYTPFIFKKDQIEEELLFIPEGGMDGIQVLMAENEVVALELPQTVELEIIETSPSIKGASASARTKPATLSTGLVIQVPEYIDNHEKVKIHIAERRYMSRAE
- the ttcA gene encoding tRNA 2-thiocytidine(32) synthetase TtcA, translating into MNTYNQNKLHKRLRRLTGEAIADFNMIEEGDRIMVCLSGGKDSYTLLDILINLKISAPVQFELVAVNLDQKQPGFPKHVLPEYLESLGIEYKIVQENTYGIVKEKIPEGKTTCSLCSRLRRGILYRTATELGATKIALGHHRDDILETLFLNMFYGGKLKAMPPKLMNDSGEHIIIRPLAYCKEKDIAKYAEIKQFPIIPCNLCGSQPNLQRQVIKEMLNDWDKKFPGRIETMFRATQNITLSHLCDTNLYDFKGIKKGDIDVNGGDLAFDHEELPAMVGFDTSELDDKNLILWKEAN